In the candidate division WOR-3 bacterium genome, one interval contains:
- the purC gene encoding phosphoribosylaminoimidazolesuccinocarboxamide synthase yields MGSVKDLTVIEKPTENEPGIGRFVFSDRYSVFDWGEMPDHISKKGQAICIATAYYFEKLEQSGIKTHYLGLIEDGKTKRLNDLKTPSDTMEVKLLRVIKPELKGDNKYDYSIYKKEKRNFLIPLEVIYRNALPAGSSVFKRLKEGTIKPSDIGFDRIPEPGQILKNPIYDVSTKLEITDRYLTWDEAKEISNLSDEELVQMKKILSFVNELINKETQKLGLFNEDGKIELGFDENRNFVLVDALGTLDECRFTFDGMPVSKEIARIYYRKTDWFKDVEEAKKKDRVHWKSIVRTKPPHLPEELYKGICLIYQAYANELTGKKWFDAPSLRKILEDIKKWVL; encoded by the coding sequence GGGTAGTGTAAAAGACCTTACGGTTATAGAAAAACCAACCGAAAATGAACCGGGTATTGGCAGGTTTGTATTTTCAGACAGATATTCAGTTTTTGACTGGGGTGAGATGCCTGACCACATATCAAAAAAAGGACAGGCAATATGTATTGCTACAGCTTATTACTTTGAGAAACTTGAGCAATCTGGTATAAAGACTCACTATCTTGGTCTTATTGAAGATGGGAAGACAAAACGCCTGAATGATTTGAAAACACCATCTGATACGATGGAGGTCAAATTGCTCAGAGTAATAAAACCTGAGCTCAAAGGTGATAATAAATATGATTATTCAATTTATAAAAAAGAGAAAAGAAATTTTTTAATCCCACTTGAGGTTATTTATCGTAATGCCCTGCCCGCAGGTTCTTCGGTATTTAAGCGTTTAAAGGAAGGGACAATTAAACCCTCGGATATTGGATTTGACAGAATTCCAGAGCCCGGGCAAATACTTAAAAACCCGATATACGATGTATCAACAAAACTTGAAATAACAGATAGGTATTTGACCTGGGATGAAGCGAAAGAAATATCTAATCTTTCTGATGAAGAACTTGTTCAAATGAAAAAAATATTATCTTTTGTCAATGAACTCATTAACAAGGAGACACAAAAACTCGGATTATTTAATGAAGATGGTAAAATTGAACTTGGATTTGATGAGAATAGAAATTTCGTCCTCGTTGATGCTTTGGGAACACTTGATGAATGTCGATTTACTTTTGATGGAATGCCTGTAAGCAAAGAGATAGCACGGATTTATTATCGTAAAACCGATTGGTTTAAAGATGTGGAGGAGGCAAAAAAGAAAGACCGGGTACACTGGAAATCCATCGTCCGAACCAAACCACCCCATCTACCAGAAGAATTATATAAAGGTATCTGTTTAATATATCAGGCTTATGCAAATGAACTAACTGGTAAAAAATGGTTTGATGCACCTTCTTTAAGGAAGATTTTAGAAGATATAAAAAAATGGGTATTGTAA